In Ferviditalea candida, the DNA window CCGCTTTGCTCCCGCTTCCTTGCCTCTTTCGATCACAGCCTCAACGCCCGCTTTCGTCCCGGAAACGACAATTTGACCTGGACAGTTGACATTGGCCAGTTCAACCGGCGCAACCTCGGCCGTCACCCTTCTGCACAGCTCCTCCAACGGTCCGCGGTCGGCGCCGAGCACGGCGGCCATTCCGCCTTGTCCGGCGGGCACCGCGCGGTCCATGAATTCTCCCCGGGCCCTCACCGCTTTAACCGCATCTTCAAAGCCGATGACTCCGGCGGCAACCAGCGCGGAATATTCACCCAGGCTGTGACCGGCGACATAATCCGCCTGCAGGCCGGAGTCCTTCAGCATTTCATAATAGGCCATGCTCGCAGTCAGCAGAGCCGGCTGCGTATGGTACGTCAGCTTCAACTCGGCCTCCGGACCGTTGAAAATCAATTCCGACAGCCGATAGCCCAGCGCATCGTCCGCCGTTTCAAAAATCCGTCTGGCCTCAGGCTGCGACTCATAGGCGTCCTTTCCCATCCCGACGGCCTGGGCTCCCTGCCCGGGAAAGACAAAAGCGATTTTTCCCATCTTCGCGCTCCTTTCGATTCCCTACCAAACCAGCACTGAAGCT includes these proteins:
- the fabD gene encoding ACP S-malonyltransferase, producing MGKIAFVFPGQGAQAVGMGKDAYESQPEARRIFETADDALGYRLSELIFNGPEAELKLTYHTQPALLTASMAYYEMLKDSGLQADYVAGHSLGEYSALVAAGVIGFEDAVKAVRARGEFMDRAVPAGQGGMAAVLGADRGPLEELCRRVTAEVAPVELANVNCPGQIVVSGTKAGVEAVIERGKEAGAKRVIPLEVSGPFHSSLMKPAAEKLSAVLESIGMRPAAIPVVANVTARPVTEADQIRKLLVEQVYSPVLWEDSVVWMIDQGVDTFVEIGSGSVLSGLIKKIDRSAAVHTLNSFNAVQEFVRSQPKV